One Nicotiana tabacum cultivar K326 chromosome 23, ASM71507v2, whole genome shotgun sequence genomic window, TCTGGACataatttttgaactttaaaatACGATGTCCTAAAGTTTGAACTTTGAGGTTTAAACAACGTGCCTAAAAATGGCGGGACAATATGCATAAAAAtggctacctggtgtcatttTTCTGTTACACAAGGATCAACTATTGGGGTACCCAAGCTGCAATCTTCCACTTGATAAGATACACCATTGATGTTGATGAAACTCTGTTGCTTGAAAGAGATGATATAAATTTGGCAACAATAATGAGTTATTTTCCTTTTGGCAAGTCATAGGAACAAATTTAATGAGTAATTGTGTTTTTGGCATGTGATAGGAATATATTCACGGACATTAACCAATTACAGTGTTCTTGCAACAAAATAATTCACAGTGCCTCTAAGTCTAACACTATTGAGTCCATCTTCACAGATCAAAATGtaatgaaaaaagaatgaaagaaTTAATGGAGTTATtcttacaacaacaaaaaatccagCTTAATTCCACAAGTGAAgtttggggaggatagtgtgtacgcagcctTAGCCCTGCCTCGTGAAGGTAAAAACACTATGTCCAATAGACTCTCGGCATTTAATGGAATTGTTCTTGCAAAAAAGATTTCCACTAAACCTCAATAGTTGTTTGATTAAGTGCCTTGTAtctccatctttctttctcaacAAAATCAGCATCCAAGAATCTAGCTATAAAACTCCACAACCTATACAAATCttcaaagtttgtcatcatcccAAGTGAAACAGTTATAACTGATACACCACAATTCAATTTCCCCTTCTTATTATCTCCCACTTCACCACTTCTTGTTTCCAAGATTGTCTTTTTTTCATCATCATACATTTTTGAAAACCATATATGCTGCAAAAATGCACAAGAAAGAGATATGTTGTTTCGATCCGCTAGCTTCTGTACTAATGTTGGATCAATCTTTTGGCCTTTCCAATCAAACACATTGAATGCCACAGCTGGTCCTCTGTTGAAACTTATCTTTGGTCCATAGATTTTCACTAAAGGAGGATGAATATCTCCAGCATGGGGATGTTGAAGGCGCGATAACGCGTTTATCAGCCAGTTTACAAGGTATCTTGCTCTACTACTGATTAATACAAGGCCTAATTTATCAGCATGATCCAAGCCTCTACATTCTAACTCATCAGAATTCATACTTGTCTTTGATTCTACCTTTTTGTATTTGTTAGTGTTGGATTTCTTCCCCCAGTTTAGTATTTCAAACAATGTGATTACTTGCTTTGGTTCTTCAGACACTTGTTTGACTTCTTGAAATTCAGTAGAGTTTTCTTGGCTCACCTCTTGAACTGATTCTGCtgaagaaaaagaacaactttTATCAAATGGTTTTGTTGCTGGAACAAGACTAATAATTCCAAAGCTAGTGGAGGATTTGTTGAGCACTGATATGCTTGAATTTTTCACAAACAGACAGCAAAAACCAGATGGATTTTCTCCAAATACTTTGTAGAAAGAGCAAATGAGAAAATCAGGCTGAAATATTGAAAGGCCTAAAGTTTCCATTTCCTTAGGACCTAATGCAGATGCATCAAACAGGACATGCCAACCATTTTCTTGTGCAATATTCATCCATTGATAAGAATACCTTGTGCCTGTTACTTTAGATTGAAGAGGAAAAACAAACAAACCCCTCTTCTTTTTAGCATTTTTCTTGACAACTAACATCTTTCTCAATTTTCTTGAATTTACTCTAAAATTAGGCCATGAGAACTCAGCTGATACTACTCGAGCACCTTTCCTCTTCGCGCTATCTATCATTCCCTCAACGGCTTCATTTTCATAATCATAAGCAGTAACAAGGTTGTGATTAGACTCAAAGGGATAAGACCCATCCAAAAGTTTAAAAGCAGAAGATTGGTTTGCTGTAAAGACCATAGAATAATCATGCTTAGAAATATTCATGTATTTCATGATCCTTTCCTTCATTTGAGACTCTAACTCTGATTCTTGGCCTCCATATAGCAACTGAGTACTCAAACTCACTGACTTGTATGATATGTTAAAGAAAGGCTCATTTAGTGAAGCTGATTGTTGAGTTGGAGGAGGAGGAGCTGATGACGAAGACGCGATTGAATCATCTATTGAATTATACCCCTTTTGTTGGTAGTAAGAGAAAAGGCCATAGCCAATATAATCAAGACAAACATGTTTTGATATAGAAAGATGATAGTATTCTTGTGCTCTGATTTCATCAGCAAGATTAGTTTGGTTGTAGTGTGGATATGCTTCTTTTAAGCTTGTAAACAATTCTAAACATGAAGGCAAGCACTCATGGTTAGTGAATTGAGAATTTGGCTGGATAGAAGAAGCCACTGTATCGATGAATTCGCGATGGCAAGTGATGATTGTGCTGATTTTTGAGTTGTGGTTTTGGTTTCCATGGGAATTTTGGCAGCAACACTTGAAACAACCTTCTCTTGTCACTCTAAAACAAGGTGATTGCATTCTTGATTTAGTCTCCTTTGGTCTTTTTGTTGGTTTTTTGGTTGCTGCAGCAAGTGAAGTGTAAACTAAATTGAGTTATTTAGCCTAGTCTAGAGGGCAAAAGTTAGCACTTTACAAACATGATTGACCATTTCAATCTCAACTTACAATGCCCTCTCAAATGTATTTTCTCACACGACATTTAGTACTATATTGAAATTTAgactttgtatttttttttttgtttgttgttaCTATTTCGTTTTCCGTAGTTATTTATCATAA contains:
- the LOC107811071 gene encoding uncharacterized protein LOC107811071, whose product is MQSPCFRVTREGCFKCCCQNSHGNQNHNSKISTIITCHREFIDTVASSIQPNSQFTNHECLPSCLELFTSLKEAYPHYNQTNLADEIRAQEYYHLSISKHVCLDYIGYGLFSYYQQKGYNSIDDSIASSSSAPPPPTQQSASLNEPFFNISYKSVSLSTQLLYGGQESELESQMKERIMKYMNISKHDYSMVFTANQSSAFKLLDGSYPFESNHNLVTAYDYENEAVEGMIDSAKRKGARVVSAEFSWPNFRVNSRKLRKMLVVKKNAKKKRGLFVFPLQSKVTGTRYSYQWMNIAQENGWHVLFDASALGPKEMETLGLSIFQPDFLICSFYKVFGENPSGFCCLFVKNSSISVLNKSSTSFGIISLVPATKPFDKSCSFSSAESVQEVSQENSTEFQEVKQVSEEPKQVITLFEILNWGKKSNTNKYKKVESKTSMNSDELECRGLDHADKLGLVLISSRARYLVNWLINALSRLQHPHAGDIHPPLVKIYGPKISFNRGPAVAFNVFDWKGQKIDPTLVQKLADRNNISLSCAFLQHIWFSKMYDDEKKTILETRSGEVGDNKKGKLNCGVSVITVSLGMMTNFEDLYRLWSFIARFLDADFVEKERWRYKALNQTTIEV